The Sorangiineae bacterium MSr11367 genome window below encodes:
- a CDS encoding M36 family metallopeptidase has translation MLEGMPLGHVASRDGRGAVRLVLSGTDEAAPTLPVRPETAARLHLARHAALFGWSEATLHSLEVTRAHDVTGGASVVQFAQRVKGVEVFGTRAGVVLDASRNLVSIASNLSRDAEAVAGTRALEFPLSPAAVLRGTATPRTTPKRVLAAAGPKLVPAYYAETLEPSPFSGEEEGYAYTIDARDGTVLRKVSLTASDSFRYRVWASTDTGHAPLSGPWAPPALVSMEGFNTNPQRKPDPWLAAGATTTFGNNVHAYADRNDRHANKDGAKGPGSGYEPGIDLVADVTAPRTFDRVFDVTESPDGSEGQIKAAITQLFYVTNWLHDYWYDSGFDEASGVAQESNYGRGGKEGDPLLAEAQDGADFGKTDNARMTAFSDGTSPRLELHLWKRGRFGHGPVRDSSIDAMVVAHEWGHYLHHRLLPCSTPSCLGMSEGWGDFAALMMVLDERDLESGALEEGTFPIAQYTVSGVVRDANYFGIRRAPYSTNPAMYPFTFADVRRSSRLPADAVLAPGPDDMSEAHNVGEIWTEALFEGFVGLAKAGKASGRTFDATKRAMADYIVAGLKATPPEPTFTEQRDALLAVVRATGHPADFDALARGFAKRGFGLHAIAPEASSEALDEAVANFERAGTRTFLDTHTKDSTVQVRFRNIGWTDLPAARMIVRTGDFAVTQTIPAMAPYGVATLIVEAPNAPRDALFELAPAQ, from the coding sequence ATGCTGGAAGGCATGCCGCTCGGCCACGTGGCTTCACGCGACGGGCGCGGCGCGGTGCGCCTCGTTCTGAGCGGAACCGACGAGGCAGCCCCCACGCTTCCCGTTCGCCCGGAAACGGCGGCGCGGCTTCATCTGGCGCGCCACGCTGCGCTTTTCGGGTGGTCCGAAGCGACGCTGCATTCGCTGGAGGTAACTCGTGCGCACGACGTGACCGGCGGCGCCAGCGTGGTGCAGTTCGCCCAGCGCGTGAAAGGCGTGGAGGTGTTCGGTACACGCGCCGGCGTCGTTCTGGATGCCTCGAGAAACCTCGTCTCCATCGCGTCGAATCTGAGTCGCGACGCGGAAGCCGTGGCAGGCACCCGCGCGCTGGAATTTCCTTTGTCGCCCGCGGCGGTGCTCCGCGGAACGGCAACGCCTCGAACGACGCCCAAGCGCGTCCTCGCCGCGGCCGGCCCCAAGTTAGTCCCCGCGTACTACGCGGAAACGTTGGAGCCTTCGCCCTTCTCCGGCGAGGAAGAGGGTTACGCGTACACCATCGATGCACGCGACGGCACCGTGCTGCGCAAAGTCTCCCTCACGGCGAGCGACAGCTTTCGCTACCGCGTATGGGCCAGCACCGACACGGGGCACGCGCCCCTCAGCGGCCCATGGGCGCCGCCGGCCCTCGTCTCGATGGAAGGATTCAACACGAATCCGCAGCGCAAGCCCGATCCATGGCTCGCCGCCGGCGCGACCACCACGTTCGGCAACAACGTGCACGCCTACGCCGACCGCAACGATCGACACGCCAACAAGGACGGCGCGAAAGGCCCCGGCAGCGGGTACGAGCCGGGCATCGATCTCGTGGCCGACGTCACCGCACCGCGCACCTTCGATCGCGTGTTCGACGTCACCGAGAGCCCCGACGGGAGCGAAGGCCAGATCAAGGCGGCCATCACGCAGCTCTTTTACGTGACCAACTGGCTCCACGACTATTGGTACGACTCGGGCTTCGACGAGGCCTCCGGGGTGGCTCAGGAGTCGAACTACGGACGCGGTGGCAAGGAAGGAGATCCCCTGCTCGCCGAAGCACAGGACGGTGCCGATTTCGGCAAGACCGACAACGCCCGCATGACGGCCTTCTCCGACGGCACGTCACCACGACTCGAGCTGCACCTGTGGAAGCGCGGCCGCTTCGGCCATGGGCCCGTCCGCGACAGCTCCATCGACGCGATGGTCGTCGCCCACGAGTGGGGCCACTACCTCCACCATCGCCTCCTGCCGTGCAGCACACCGTCGTGCCTCGGCATGAGCGAGGGCTGGGGCGACTTCGCCGCGCTCATGATGGTCCTCGACGAGCGCGATCTCGAAAGCGGCGCGCTCGAGGAGGGCACGTTCCCCATCGCGCAGTACACGGTGAGCGGCGTCGTACGCGACGCGAACTATTTCGGCATCCGGCGTGCGCCGTACTCCACCAATCCCGCGATGTATCCGTTCACGTTCGCCGACGTGCGCCGCTCGTCGAGGTTGCCCGCGGACGCGGTGCTCGCCCCCGGCCCGGACGACATGTCCGAGGCGCACAACGTCGGCGAGATCTGGACGGAGGCGTTGTTCGAGGGCTTCGTCGGCCTCGCCAAGGCCGGGAAAGCTTCCGGCCGCACCTTCGATGCCACCAAGCGCGCGATGGCCGACTACATCGTGGCGGGCCTGAAGGCGACGCCACCCGAGCCCACCTTCACCGAACAACGCGACGCCCTGCTCGCCGTCGTCCGCGCCACCGGCCACCCCGCGGACTTCGACGCCCTGGCACGAGGCTTCGCCAAACGCGGTTTCGGCCTTCACGCCATCGCACCCGAAGCCTCCTCCGAGGCCCTCGACGAAGCCGTCGCCAACTTCGAACGCGCCGGCACCCGCACCTTCCTCGACACGCACACCAAAGACTCCACCGTCCAGGTACGCTTCCGCAACATCGGCTGGACCGACCTCCCCGCCGCCCGCATGATCGTCCGCACCGGCGACTTCGCCGTCACGCAGACCATCCCCGCCATGGCGCCCTACGGCGTCGCCACCCTCATCGTCGAAGCCCCCAACGCCCCACGCGACGCCCTCTTCGAACTCGCGCCAGCTCAGTGA